Genomic segment of Bemisia tabaci chromosome 9, PGI_BMITA_v3:
attatccatcttcattaaattaaattattttcaaacatactaaaaaaattgaaaaaataactaGGAAAAATTGCTGACTGAAACTTTTCCAATGTACGATGGCAACTATAGGGTAAACTTTTTACAAATAGCTGGCtcagtaaaaaagtaaaagaggaaaaaaagaaagcttTCATTGGCTTCGGCCTATTGTACTATTGGGCATTCAGTGTAATGAATAAACtgaatcaataattttacacccataagaaaaaataaaggagtAATAAGCAACTTTATTAATGTCTCTCTTTGAAAACTGTcggaatttatttttgaactgAAATAGAAAAGTAATTACTTCTTTGGATAACTGAGGGACATATTTCTGAGTTGGACAAAACCAACGAAATAATACAACTAGTGCCAAAACTTTCTGAACTATTGTAATTGAcctctagacagggtacgaatcaAAGCACTGTGTAAcattttctcttttgaaaatttcaaaaggaaaagaTGCAATAGGAAGAGCGGAAATAAACTACTAAACAAGATATATGAATTTACCAATAACACTGATCAAATGGCAAAAGTACAAATGGTATCATTTCTATAATCAATtaccatttgatctgtgttcaAAAGACTTGTTACTATCAGTTCTGACATCTCGTTCAGGACTTGATTTCCGAATTTGTTGTTGTGTGAATCATTTCCTACTCAACATTTGGAAGAGAAAACATGGTTTTTGATTCAGACATTGTGTAGCGACCCATTGATTTAAGCCAGTAATAGCTCAGTATTTTCACTTACTTTTTGGTGAAGGGATCATCTTGCAGCGCATCTAAAAGGTAGGAAAGATCGAGGACTTCCATGTAATAGTCCACGCCAAAAGCCAGTTTCTTTTCATGCTTAGATATCatatcaatttttgacaaaatattcaCATGCGGAAGCTCCATTTGTAGCATGGCTGATAGCGACATGAGGAGTCCCGATATGAATTTGCCTGGAAGCAGTTAAAAGGAGCTTCTTATTCATAattccaaacaaaaaaaaataaaaaataaaaaaaaataaaaaaaaattatgcaccTATGATTGTTTTTACTAAGGTCCTGAGGAAAAATGCTGTGTGTGAGCTTTTAGACTTTGCCAAATATCTTTttataaaatagaaattttcatCATCATCGCTTTTCTTGTAAACCGCAGATCCAAGTTAAATAAATTTAATCTCTTCAAACAAGAGCTCAAAGTATAGGAAATCCTGTAATTTCCACAGATTTATAACTCCCATTTTTAGTTTCTGAGATATGAACTACATACACTTCATCATTGGATGACCTTCCTTGTTTTTGTTTGTGACcttgtgacttttttttttgcttcattcaattttagttttttttcttaacaagCATGGTGGCACTTTGTTTCCAATATCTTACTTTGTTTGCAATCAGGTTCAGTTAGTGAAGAAATGATTGCATTTGCCTTGCGGCATACATCGACTGTGAAACTGAACAATgcatatctcagtttgcaaTGCTGCAGTCTTCCTCTTATACCTActagattttttaaatggaaaaatactcggCATTATAATTTGAATActtcccagttttttcttatcttcaaaaagaataattaatgaaaatttgaaacaattgTGTTAATTTGTCctccttcaagaaaataaaatttaagccGAGACTGTGAGACACTGCAAACAAAATACATGTTCCTGCAATTACACTGTCAAAATTTATtgtgctttcatttttttctggtcAATTTGAAGATAAATCATGTACCTGGATCACTGCAGTAATGCGAATCGACTAAATGGACAGCACAGAGCCGGAAATTCTGTTCTGATAATGACTGCATTATTTTCTTCATAGAATCATGATGTGTATAAAGCtctacctgaaaaattggagtagaaaaagttgcaaaaaactAATTTATACAAGAAAAGCTACTAAGCTAACTTAAAgatataatttttaaatggtAGAAAATAAGTTGACAGCTAGTAAGTATATTgatggctgaagtcgaaaaatgtatACCTCAAATTGCAAAGCTGTAAGTCCTAGTTCATGTTTTACTTTTATAAAGGAAAACTAACCAAACGTTTTTGTTGAAATCTTCTGCGAATTTTTTACACCCATTCTGCACACACAGTTGCAATGAATAAGTTTGATCATTTTTCctggaagaaaataaaacatatgcAGCGATGTcccgattatttgaaaatttggggCAAGGGCCTtattaaatttcgaaaaatttggatGATCAAAACCTcggaaaaaatacagaaaaaaaaatgctgtttaAGGCTTTGTTTGTGACTACAAAGCAAAAGCTTGGCTAATTTTCTATCGTATTTGTAGAGCATTGGCATTTGATGTTAAAATAAACCATagattcatttaattttgcccaaaaaaccAGTTTTCATTGTGTTCTCTGAGACCAAAAACAATTCTGACTATGTTGGATTACCAAAGTGTCGGGTAATTGGTAGTCAGATGATAGGGCCATTTCTGTACTtacagattttcaaacactaCAACTGAGATACATATTCGGCAGTTCTGTGACTACCCAACAGACTAATTTTATCcgttattttttattgaactACCAATTttgtttatgaaaaaaaatttatgtttacTAAAGTATTTCATCAATCGATGATATTACTTACTTTACAAAGATAAACGTTCAAAGAAAATGCACAACTCACCTGACCAGGacaatcaaaaatgaaatagtagccttcaaatttcttcaaactaTCCAAGAgccacttcaaatttttttctaaatactcTATACAGTAAACAAGGCCTCCATTCGGCCCGAGATTCAAATACTGCATTGTATCTTCCACGGTTACCAGCTCAGCAATATCTATACTTGCTTTGTAATTCATGTTATCATTGGCTGGATCTAGAGTGATGAGAAATACAAGTCAAATATGCAATCCAAAACAGCATTAATTCTGACAaaacttttgtcatttttactttttacctaCTTACTACATCTTAAGAGTTtctacattttaaaattgagaactCGGTGTttgaataaaaacgaaaaaaaaggattcttGAGATGCTAAAACTCCTATAAGAATGCACAACTAGAGCTTAAAAGAGCTTTTCGGGAGGCAGAGATGTAAGAGAAAaccaaaaaacaaagaaaattaaaagttagagGGTAGGTGGATCGATccatttatatatatatatgaagtcgctttacaacgcactctggcgttctacgacacccaaacgccacatatgcctgtcttcccagaggttctcgggcaactgacaccgcaacatctcgtcgtcaacgccctgccgccaaccctttacgggacgtccccgtcgcctctccccaggtggtacccaatccaaaacttggaTCGATCCATTtgacttccaaaaaaaaaaaaaaaaaaaaaaaacgaaactaaccaaactgaaaaaattctctCCAATCCTGTACCTACCTAAGTTGACAACAGCTACTTTCCTCCCGATATCCAGCAACAGCTTAGACATTGCCTCGCAATATGTGGTCTTGCCACTTCCGGGTGGACCCATCACAAGCTGCCCGAATGAGACCTTCATTATTTGGTTCTGAAAGGAGGAAGCACACATGAcgtttgattttcaaaaagtagGGAGCAATTACAAAGTGACCGAATGAGATTTTCATCGTCTTGGTCCGAAACAAATAAATGAgcttatgatttatttttgaactAATCGAGGGCTGTATTTCGATAATATGGCACACATTTAATCCTTCCTTGACACCCATGGTAAAATTCTCCGACTGAAAGATgaactcttcaaaaaattgtaatCTGATCACCTAACATTCCCACCctggaaattttttgacaacaattcaacaatttctgtgAATTCAATGGAATATATATATCatgaacagagacaagagatcctccactagtatcttggccatggtggaagcttttactttcaggacttcagcattcaactgttgacttgCCTGCATGGTTGAATTTCAACGttttggcagtttcgttttgcaaacaagccgaaaatggccgaagtttgggaaacttgtttggctcatgacgtcatccaaagctcatcatcaaccatgtaggtaagtcaaaagccgaa
This window contains:
- the LOC109033346 gene encoding GPN-loop GTPase 2 yields the protein MKVSFGQLVMGPPGSGKTTYCEAMSKLLLDIGRKVAVVNLDPANDNMNYKASIDIAELVTVEDTMQYLNLGPNGGLVYCIEYLEKNLKWLLDSLKKFEGYYFIFDCPGQVELYTHHDSMKKIMQSLSEQNFRLCAVHLVDSHYCSDPGKFISGLLMSLSAMLQMELPHVNILSKIDMISKHEKKLAFGVDYYMEVLDLSYLLDALQDDPFTKKYKKLNEAFVSIVEDFSLVSFVPLNIKDKSTVVRVKNSIDKANGYVYGHGEERNVQTLLACAVGAETEQDRIGTFVDRYNDESEMVLDKS